The Gaiellales bacterium genome has a segment encoding these proteins:
- a CDS encoding lysylphosphatidylglycerol synthase transmembrane domain-containing protein — MNSLRSFWQAATDFGQHITDVRFDALLIAVGFTLANLILRASAWRLILQAGYPEKVRWRSIVGAYLAGAGVNSILPARGGDVMKIYLAHRAMPKAAYTTITSSLLAETLVDVFIGPALLIAAYLTGRIPHLPALGHLAAFEWSFFAANARWFMLAVAVLLILLGVFFTYVERHVVAFWSRVRLGLIILTTPRRYFRTVVPLQLAGWCCRIGAMYWFLVAFHVPAGVVDAALALSAQSASTLLPFTPGGLGTQQALLGYMFRNAAATSSVLAFSVGMQVMVTLTTAVAGGIAIWVTLRRLPWRARPPAGAGADGVAPG; from the coding sequence GCTCGCGAACCTGATCCTGCGCGCGAGCGCATGGCGGCTCATCCTGCAGGCCGGCTACCCCGAGAAGGTGCGCTGGCGCAGCATCGTCGGCGCCTACCTGGCCGGCGCGGGCGTGAACAGCATCCTGCCGGCCCGCGGCGGCGACGTGATGAAGATCTACCTGGCCCACCGGGCGATGCCCAAGGCGGCCTACACGACGATCACGTCGAGCCTCCTGGCCGAAACGCTCGTCGACGTCTTCATCGGCCCGGCGCTCCTGATCGCGGCCTACCTGACCGGCCGGATCCCGCACCTGCCGGCGCTCGGCCACCTGGCGGCGTTCGAGTGGAGCTTCTTCGCCGCGAACGCGCGCTGGTTCATGCTGGCGGTGGCCGTGCTTCTGATCCTGCTCGGCGTGTTCTTCACATATGTCGAGCGGCACGTGGTCGCGTTCTGGTCACGCGTGCGCCTCGGACTCATCATCCTGACCACGCCGCGGCGCTACTTCCGCACGGTCGTGCCGCTGCAGCTGGCCGGCTGGTGCTGCCGGATCGGGGCGATGTACTGGTTCCTGGTCGCGTTCCATGTGCCGGCGGGCGTCGTCGACGCCGCGCTCGCGCTCTCGGCCCAGAGCGCTTCGACGCTGCTGCCGTTCACGCCCGGAGGGCTCGGGACGCAGCAGGCGCTGCTCGGCTACATGTTCCGAAACGCCGCCGCGACGAGCTCCGTGCTCGCATTCAGCGTCGGCATGCAGGTCATGGTCACGCTCACGACCGCGGTCGCCGGGGGCATCGCGATCTGGGTCACGCTGCGACGCCTCCCGTGGCGGGCCCGTCCGCCGGCCGGCGCCGGAGCAGACGGCGTCGCGCCAGGCTAA